In Chitinophaga sp. H8, the sequence AACAGACCGTTTTTCCATGCTACCACCTCCTCCACATCTACATCATTACTTAGCTTAATTTCGCTATTACCGGTAATCTGAGCTTGCTGACCGGGACTTAACAAAGTATTAGCCAATCCTTTACCTACCTTTACTGCGCCTGCCAGCAACGTAATTTTTGTTGAGGATTCATCTCCATAGGCATTTACATTAAAATGTGTGCCCAATACATTTACAACGGCTCCATTTGCCCTTACACAGAAAGGCATCTTTGTATCATGCATTACTTCAAAATAAGCTTCCCCGGTAATTTCCACTTCCCTTGCCTTGCCTGAAAACATAGTTGGGTAATGTATGGAAGAAGCGGCATTCAGCCATACCAGGGTACCATCGGGCAAGGCTAATTTATATTGGCCTCCCCGTGGTGTAGTCATAGTATTATATAAGATCTCACCTGCAGTGTTGCTCCCTTTAGGTTGATAAGCTAATTGTCCATTTGTCAGTTTGATGATGTTGGTATTTCCCTGCCGGGCCAATACACCATTAGCCGCACTATCCAATATAATCTTTGCGCCATTGGATAGTGTTAATATCGCTTTATTCCCTCCCGGGATCTTATCAGCGTTTAAATCAGCCATGCTCTGCTGCTGCGTAACTGATGCAGTCCTGCTGTTAAACAGGTATGCTGTTACACTTATTGCCAGCACCAACACTGCAGCGATACGTATATATTTTAAATAGGTATTTTTTCGGAACATAGGTATGATCACTGCCGGAGGACTTTCCAGGGTTTCAGCTTTTTCCAGCATTTGCTGAAATGATCTTGTTGTATTATCAGGCATTGATAGTCCCTGGTAAGCCTGCTGGTGCAATTTTTCTCCTAAAACACGATACAGTATGTCCTGGTTAACAGGAGTATTCCCGTTTTCCA encodes:
- a CDS encoding FecR family protein, with amino-acid sequence MALNFESLLEKFLKDELTEEELKVFLENGNTPVNQDILYRVLGEKLHQQAYQGLSMPDNTTRSFQQMLEKAETLESPPAVIIPMFRKNTYLKYIRIAAVLVLAISVTAYLFNSRTASVTQQQSMADLNADKIPGGNKAILTLSNGAKIILDSAANGVLARQGNTNIIKLTNGQLAYQPKGSNTAGEILYNTMTTPRGGQYKLALPDGTLVWLNAASSIHYPTMFSGKAREVEITGEAYFEVMHDTKMPFCVRANGAVVNVLGTHFNVNAYGDESSTKITLLAGAVKVGKGLANTLLSPGQQAQITGNSEIKLSNDVDVEEVVAWKNGLFWFNGVDLPGIMRQLSRWYDIDVAYEGDIPPRHFTGHVFRYLNLSEVLKILELSHVHFRIEGKKLIVTP